The genomic segment CGAGAGGCGCTCTTCGCGATGCTCGATTCGCTCGGCATCCGGCCACGACGGGTCCTCGACCTCTACGCCGGGAGCGGTGCGGTCGGGATCGAAGCGCTCTCGCGCGGTGCCGAGTGGGTGGACTTCGTCGAGCGGAGCGCAGCGGCGTGCGCCGTGATCCGTGACAACCTGGCGTCCACCGGATTCGCCGAGCGCGCAGCAGTCCATTGCACGACTGTCCAGGCATTCCTTCGCCGCCCGCCGCGTGGTGAGCCGTATGACTTCGTCATCATGGACCCACCCTACGCTGATCCGACGATTCACGAGACCATGGTGGCAGTAGCGCATTCCCCACACGTGGGGGATGGAACGATCCTCGTCATCGGCCACTCGCCACGCGTCCCGATGCCGGAACGACTGAACGGTCTCGAGCAGCTGCGCGACCGCTGTCACGGTGACAGTTGTGTCGCGATCTACGTGATCCGACGTCACGAGGCGAACGAAGGCGAGGCGGAAGCGTGAAGCACGTCGCGTTCTACCCCGGCACGTTCGACCCGATCACCAACGGTCATGTCGACGTGGCCCAGCGTGCCGCGCGACTGTTCGACTTCCTGATCGTCGGCATCTACGCAGGGCACGAGGGGCGATCCAAGCAGCCGCTCTTCACAGCCGAAGAACGGCGTGCGCTCGCCGAACAGGCGCTGCGCGGCTTGTCGAACGTGCGTGTTGACGTGTTCCGTGGGCTCGCGGTAGACTACGCGCGTGCCGTGGGGGCACAGGCGATCGTCCGGGGGCTGCGAGCAGTCTCTGACTTCGAGTACGAGTTCTCGCTGGCGCACATGAATCGGCATCTGGCGCCGGATGTCGATGTCGTGTGCCTGATGACCAGCGCGCAGTACTCCTTTATCAGCTCGAGCATGATCAAGGAGGTCGCGCAGCTGGGCGGGGACTTGACCGGCCTCGTGCCTGAGCACGTCGCGGAAGCCTTGGTCCGCAAATTCCGTGCGCTCGTGGGGGAGTGAGGGCGATGGCGACTGTAGACGAGGTGCGTGGTTATCCGATCGCTGAGCCGACTCCCGACCTCTATCAGCTTCTGGAACGTTTGGAGGCGCTCGTCGAGCGAGGGTCACGGGTGCCGTTCAGCAACAAGATCATGGTCGACGAGCAGGAACTCGCCGCGTTGGTCGAGGAGCTCCGGCATGCGTTTCCCCGGGAATTGCGGCAGGCGAAGCGCGTCTTGCAGGAGCGGCAGAAGATCATCACCGAGGCACAACTCGAGGCGCAGCGGATCCTCGCGACAGCGCAAGAGCGGGCGCAGTACCTCATGAGCGAGCAGGGCATTATGAACGAGACACGGGCTCGCTGTGAGGAGATGTTGCGACAGGCGAAAGAACAACGGCAGCGGGCGATCGACGAAGCGAACCGCTACGCACGTGAGGTGATCGAGAAGGCCGAAGCGGCTGTCCTCAATGCCGCGAACCACTTGCAGCGCGTGAAGATGGAGCTGATGCGCTGATCGCAACGCCCCGGGAGCGCAGGCAGCGTGCTCTTGGCCGGTGAGGTCCCTTCGCCGGCGCCATTTGGGATGACTCGTTCCTCCGTGCCATGGAGGGCTCCTCGAGACCGGAGCACCGACCGTGCTGAAGGGGCTCTCCGTCGACCGACAGTCCGGCTGTTGACGCGAGCGCCTCAGCGCGATATACTGGCCTTTCGAATGTCGGGGTCTGGTGTACGGACGCGACTGACTGGATGAGGCGTGCACGGCGGTAGTCCACAGCACTGGAGCGAGCGAACGAACGGGCCTCTGGATTCAGCCCGAATCCAGAGGCCTTTTTTATGGGATCGCACCGTGCTGCTGCGTGGCGGACGCCTCGTCGATCCGAGTTGTGGGCTCGATTTGGTTGGGGATCTCGTCCTGCACGACGGAACTGTGAGCGCTCTCGGTCAGTCCCTGCCCGTTCCGGACGGTGCACTCGTCATCGATGCGGCAGGGCTGGTCATCTCGCCGGCATTCGTGGATGTCCATGCGCATCTCCGCGATCCTGGCTTCCCGGAGAAGGAGACGCTGGAGACCGGTGCGGCGGCGGCTGCCGCAGGCGGCTTCGCGACGATCTGCTGTATGCCCAATACCGAGCCGCCGCTCGATACGCCGGAGCGTGTACGGGCACTCGTCGAGCGAGTGCGCGAGCTACCGGTGCGGATCTTCCCGATCGGTGCGATTTCGCGGGGCCGTCGCGGTGAGGAGCTCGCTGATCTGGCTGGTATGGCTGAGGCTGGCGCGATCGGGTTCTCGGACGACGGCGACAGCACACGCAGTGCAGCCGTCATGCGACGAGCGCTCGAGCTGAGTCGCGTGCTCGGGCGGCCGATCATGGTGCACTGTGAGGACTGGACGCTCGCCGCGGGCGGTGCGGTGCACGAAGGCCCCGTCGCTCAACGACTGGGCCTGTCGGGTATCCCGGCTGTGGCGGAAGAGATCATCCTGGCCCGCGATTTGGAACTGGCGCGTCTAACCGGGGGGTGGCTCCACGTGCTGCACCTGACGACCGCTCGCGGGCTCGCGATGGTCCGGCGAGCCAAGCGCGAAGGCGTGCATGTCACGGTCGAAGTGACCCCGCATCACCTGCTCCTGACCGACGAGTGGGTGGCAGGTATCCGGCGTTTCGCTGGTGAGGACGAGTTCCTGCCTCCCGGGCCCTGCCCGGATGCGAACGCGAAGGTCAATCCTCCCTTGCGCCCGGAGGCAGACGTGCTGGCCTTACGCACCGGCCTGCGCGACGGGACGATCGATGTCATCGCGACCGATCATGCGCCGCACCACGAGCGCGACAAATCGACGGATTTGCATCGGGCAGCATTCGGGATGATCGGACTGGAACTCGCGTTACCGCTCCTGTTGCGCCTCGTCCGCAGCGGCTGGTTAACCATGGGTGAACTCGTCGACTTCCTCTCCTGCCGGCCGGCCGGGCTCTTCGGCCTGCCAGGGGGAACCTTGAGGCCGGGTTCCCCGGCCGATGTCACAGTGTTCGATCCGGAGGCCCCCTGGCAGGTGACGCGCGCGACGTTGCGCTCGCGCAGTGCGAATACACCGCTTCTCGAACTGACGCTGCACGGGCGCGTCTGCCTCACGATCGTCGGAGGGAAGGTGGTCTATGTCGATGAAGCATTCGCGCATCGGAGCGCTCGTCTTGGAAGACGGTCGGATCTTCCCGGGTACGCCGTTCGGAGCGCGCCGGACGGTTGAGGGCGAGGCCGTTTTCACCACGGTCATGACGGGGTATCAAGAGGTGGTCACTGACCCCTCTTTTTATGGGCAGATCGTCTGCATGACGTACCCACTTATCGGCAACTACGGCGTGGCTGAAGAGGATGACCAGTCGCGTCGTCCGTGGGTTGCCGGGCTCGTCGTGCGGGAGTATTGCGATCAGCCCAGTCATTGGCGCTCGCGGGGGACGCTCGGCGACTATCTGGAGCGGTGGGGGATCCCTGGGTTGGCTCGTGTCGATACGCGTGCACTGACCCGCCACTTGCGCGTGCACGGGACGATGCGCGCTGTCCTGGTTTCTGACCGGCGCGGTCTGAGCGACGACGAGTTGATCGCGCTGGCGCGTCGCGCCTGGTCACCGGATCGCGAGGACGTCGTGCCAGCCGTTCGTGGTGAACCAGCAACGTTCGGTCCGGTCGGTGCGCCGCATATCGTCCTGATCGATTGCGGCGTCAAGCGGAATATCCTCGTGTCGCTCCTGCGCCGGAACGTGCGCCTGACAGTTCTCCCCTACGGTGTCGACGCAGCGACTGTCCTGGTCTACGATCCGGACGGTGTCGTCGTCTCACCCGGACCGGGTGACCCGACGCAAGCGCGGGAGGCGATCGAAACGGTGCGAACGCTCGCCGCGTCGGGCAACCCCTTCTTCGGGATCTGCCTCGGCCATCAGCTGCTCGCCCTCGCAGCCGGTGCCAAGACGACGAAGTTGACGTTCGGGCACCGCGGCGGCAATCACCCCGTGAAGGATCTCCTGACTGGTCAAGTTCGGATCACCTCGCAGAATCACGGCTACTGTGTCGAAGCTGCCAGCGTACCGGTGGAAGACGGCTGGCAGGTCTGGATGGTGAACGTCAACGACGGAACGGTCGAGGGGTTGCGGCATCGGTCGTTACCCGTACTCACCGTGCAGTTCCATCCGGAAGGCTCGCCAGGACCGCAGGACAGCCAGGACCTCTTCGATGCTTTCGTCGAACTCGTCCGGCAGCGCTGGCAAGCACGACGTCAGCCGACGCGCTCGGCAGTCCTGGCCGGCGAGGAGGTGTGACGATGGCACGGCAGCCACTCGTCTCCAGCGTGC from the Thermomicrobium sp. 4228-Ro genome contains:
- the rsmD gene encoding 16S rRNA (guanine(966)-N(2))-methyltransferase RsmD codes for the protein MRVIGGTARGRRLKAPRGLRTRPMADKIREALFAMLDSLGIRPRRVLDLYAGSGAVGIEALSRGAEWVDFVERSAAACAVIRDNLASTGFAERAAVHCTTVQAFLRRPPRGEPYDFVIMDPPYADPTIHETMVAVAHSPHVGDGTILVIGHSPRVPMPERLNGLEQLRDRCHGDSCVAIYVIRRHEANEGEAEA
- the coaD gene encoding pantetheine-phosphate adenylyltransferase, with protein sequence MKHVAFYPGTFDPITNGHVDVAQRAARLFDFLIVGIYAGHEGRSKQPLFTAEERRALAEQALRGLSNVRVDVFRGLAVDYARAVGAQAIVRGLRAVSDFEYEFSLAHMNRHLAPDVDVVCLMTSAQYSFISSSMIKEVAQLGGDLTGLVPEHVAEALVRKFRALVGE
- a CDS encoding dihydroorotase; its protein translation is MLLRGGRLVDPSCGLDLVGDLVLHDGTVSALGQSLPVPDGALVIDAAGLVISPAFVDVHAHLRDPGFPEKETLETGAAAAAAGGFATICCMPNTEPPLDTPERVRALVERVRELPVRIFPIGAISRGRRGEELADLAGMAEAGAIGFSDDGDSTRSAAVMRRALELSRVLGRPIMVHCEDWTLAAGGAVHEGPVAQRLGLSGIPAVAEEIILARDLELARLTGGWLHVLHLTTARGLAMVRRAKREGVHVTVEVTPHHLLLTDEWVAGIRRFAGEDEFLPPGPCPDANAKVNPPLRPEADVLALRTGLRDGTIDVIATDHAPHHERDKSTDLHRAAFGMIGLELALPLLLRLVRSGWLTMGELVDFLSCRPAGLFGLPGGTLRPGSPADVTVFDPEAPWQVTRATLRSRSANTPLLELTLHGRVCLTIVGGKVVYVDEAFAHRSARLGRRSDLPGYAVRSAPDG
- the carA gene encoding glutamine-hydrolyzing carbamoyl-phosphate synthase small subunit produces the protein MSMKHSRIGALVLEDGRIFPGTPFGARRTVEGEAVFTTVMTGYQEVVTDPSFYGQIVCMTYPLIGNYGVAEEDDQSRRPWVAGLVVREYCDQPSHWRSRGTLGDYLERWGIPGLARVDTRALTRHLRVHGTMRAVLVSDRRGLSDDELIALARRAWSPDREDVVPAVRGEPATFGPVGAPHIVLIDCGVKRNILVSLLRRNVRLTVLPYGVDAATVLVYDPDGVVVSPGPGDPTQAREAIETVRTLAASGNPFFGICLGHQLLALAAGAKTTKLTFGHRGGNHPVKDLLTGQVRITSQNHGYCVEAASVPVEDGWQVWMVNVNDGTVEGLRHRSLPVLTVQFHPEGSPGPQDSQDLFDAFVELVRQRWQARRQPTRSAVLAGEEV